A segment of the Streptomyces pactum genome:
CGCCGGATACGCGCCCACGACCAGGTGCCGATCATCATGGCCACCGCCCGCGGCGACGACACCGACATCGTCGTCGGACTGGAGGCCGGAGCGGACGACTACGTGGTCAAGCCGGTCCGCGCCCGCGTCCTGGACGCACGCATCCGCGCGGTGCTGCGCCGCGTGGGCGCCGCGTCGGGCGACCACGGCACGCCCCGCACCGAACACCACGGTGACCTGGTCATCGACCGGGCCGGGCTCACCGTCACCCACCAGGGCCGGCCCGTCGCCCTCGGCCCCTCCGAACTGCGGCTGCTGCTCACCCTGTCCGCCTCGGCCGGGCAGGTGTTCAGCCGCCAGCAGCTCCTGGAGGCCGTGTGGGAGCACAACTACCACGGGGACGCGCGGCTCGTGGACGCCTGCGTCAAGCGCCTGCGCGCCAAGATCGGCGAGCCCGCGGGCCGGCCCCGTTACGTCCACACCGTGCGCGGCTTCGGCTACCGGTTCGGCTCCCGGTGAGAGTTCCCCGGGTGCTGCGCGCGCTGAGCGGCCTGCGCGTGCGGCTGGTGGTGGCCTTCACCCTCGTCGCGGTCGTGGCCACGGTGACCACCGGCGCGCTGACCTTCCGTGAGGCACGTACCGGGGTCCTGCAGCAGAGCCAGGACACGGTGATCGAGGACTTCCGGCACCGGGTCAACACCCTGGTCCCCAACTACCGGTTCCCGCCCGACGAGTCCGGCCTGCAGTCGTTCGCCAACGATGTGTCGCGCGGCGGGCGGTCCCAGAACTGGCGGGTGCTGGCCGCCTACCGGGACGCGAGCGCCACGTCCCGCCCCGGGGACTCCTTCCGGGAACTGTCCCAGGCGATGCGCGAGTCCGTACGGACCCGCCGCGCCACCGTGTTCCAGCGGGTGACGCGGGACGGCCACTCCTCACTGGTCGTCGGCATGCCCGTCACCTTCGCCGGCCAGTACGGCACCCAGCGGCGCGCCTCCGGACTGGAGGTCTACCTGACCGTGCCGCAGCGGGAGGAGCAGGGCTACGTCGACGCGCTGGTCGCCGCCATCGAACGCGCCACCGTGCCCGCCCTGGCCCTGGCCGTGCTGATGGCCCTCCTGGCCGCGCGCGGGGTGCTGCGGCCCGTGCGCGCCCTGCGACGGGCGACCCGCAGCATCGCCGAGGGACGCCTGGACACCCGGCTCGCGGTGCAGGGCTCCGACGAACTCGCCGACCTGTCCCGCACCTTCAACGAGACGGCCGCCGCGCTGGAGGGGTCGGTGGCGGAACTACGGCGCATGGAGGCCGGCGCGCGCCGTTTCGCCGCGGACGTCTCGCACGAACTGCGCACTCCGCTGGCGGCGATGTCGGCGGTGACGGACGTACTGGACGAGGACGCGGCCGGCCTCGACGACGACACCGCGATGGCGGTGCGCCTCATCAGCGAGGAGACCACGAAGCTGGCCGGCCTGGTGGACGACCTGATGGAGGTCTCCCGGTTCGACGCGGGCGCGGCCGCCCTGCACCTGGACGACATCGACCTCGCCGAGTCCGTACGGCGCACGCTCGCCTCCCGCGGCTGGCTGGACACCGTGCGGACCAGCCTGCCGGAACCGGGCGCGCTGCGCGGCCGGGTCGATCCGCGCCGCCTCGACGTGATCGTCGCGAACCTCGTCGCCAACGCCCTCCGCCACGGCGCTCCCCCCGTCCGCCTGCGCCTTCGCGCGGAGGACGACCCCCACGCGGGAAGACGGGCGGTCGTGGAGGTCAGCGACGGCGGGGACGGCATCCCCGACGGTGTCCTGCCGCATGTCTTCGACCGCTTCTACAAATCGGACAGCGCCCGGACCCGGAGCGAGGGCAGCGGCCTCGGGCTGGCCATCACCACGGAGAACGTGCGCCTGCACGGCGGCACCGTCCGGGCGGCGAACCATCCGGACGGCGGCGCCGTCTTCACGGTCGTCCTCCCGTTGCGACCGGACGGGGCAAAGGCCCCGGTGAGACGAGCGGCGAAGGAGGAACAGGCGTGACCCACCCACCGACGCCACCACCGGCGACCACGGCGGGCCCGGGCGTGCGGCCGGCCGGCCGCGGCCACCGCCGCGGCCTCCCGCTCCTGCTCGCGGCGGCGCTGCTCCCGCTCTCCGCGTGCGGCATCCCCGCGACCGGTGTGGTCGAGGCGGGCGAACCCGCGACCGGCGTCCTGGAACCCGGCCGGACAGCCACCCCGTCGCAGGCCGAATCCGCGGCCGTGCCCGTCACCACCGTCCCCCTCTACTTCGTCACGGACGGCGCTCTGGTGGCGGTAGCGCGCACGGTGCCCGGCGCGGCCGACCTCGGCAGCACCGTACTCATGCTGTTCGAGGGGCCGGACGCCCGGGAACGGAGGGAAGGGCTGACGACCGAACTGCCGCCGGCCGCCGTGGCGCCCACCGTCCGGACCGACGGAGCGGCGGTCGTCGTCCAGTTGCCGCGGAGCGTCGGGAGCCTCAACGAAACGGCCGTCGACCAACTGGCCTGCACGGTCGCCGTCGCCCGGCTGCGCCAGGACCCGGCGCTGGGAAGCGCGCAGGTGACCGTGGAGCAGCCGGGCGGCCGGCTGGCGGGCCGGTCCAGCGACGACTGCCCGACCCGCGACGCCCGCCGGGCGGGCAGTGGCGGCGGCTGACACGTCGCACCGGCAACCCGAAGCGGACAGAGCTCTGGAGCGGCGCTCTGCGCGCGACGTCCCGCCCGGCGACGCACGGGTGGAGTTCCGCACCGGCGACCGCCCGCTCGGCGTACCGGAACCGGACGAGGACGGCCGGCCCTTCCGCTCACGCCTGGACCGCACGGAACCGGCCGCACCGCACGGGCTGACGGACCCCCAGGTCCTCGCCGCCGGCCGCCAACTGGACGAGGAGCCCGGCGCCGCCGCCCGCGAGCGCCACCCCGCCGACGCGATCGCCCTCGACTGCTGCGCACCGGGCACCGCGACCCGGATCAAGGAGGGCGCCGCCCCGGCACCATGCGCTGCCCGGCGCACCGGAACTCGCCGGCGGCGCGCGGTTTCGCACCAACCCGGACCGCGTGGCCCACCTCGGCGCACTCCGCCCGCTCCTCCAGGACCGGCTGCGCACCCGCACCGCCGGCCACTGGGCGCGGGTGCCGCCCGCCGCCGGCGTGCCGGCCGGTCCCGTCAACGCCCTCGACGAGGCCTTCGCCCACGCCGGACAACTGGGCGTCGAGGCCGTGGTGGACGTCGGGGGTACCCGCCAGGTGGCCCATCCGATCCGTCTCGGCGCCACCCCGGCGAGCTGCCGGCTCGTACCGCCCGAGCTGGGCGAACACACCGATGACGGCTTCCGAACGGAGGAGCGGCCGGGCGCCTGACGCGGGTCCCGGCGTGGCCGTACGTCTGAGTCCTGGGCGTCTGGGTACCCTCCGCCGCATGGCGGTGGACAGGAGGACCGAGCCGCCGCGCCGGGGACCGGCGCGGCAGCGGACGAACCGCACGCTCGGGCGGGCGCTGGCCCGGTGGGCGACGACGACCGATCACAAGGTGATCGGCAACCTCTACATGACGACGTCCTTCGGATTCTTCCTCTTCGGCGGCGTCCTCGCGCTGCTGATGCGCGGCGAACTGGCCCGTCCGGGACTCCAGCTCGTCACCAGCCACCAGTACAACCAGCTCTTCACCGTCCACGGCACGATCATGATGCTGCTGTTCGCGACCCCTCTCTTCGCCGGGTTCGCCAACGCGATCATGCCGTTGCAGATCGGCGCCCCGGACGTGGCGTTCCCCCGGCTCAACGCGCTCTCGTACTGGCTGTACCTGTTCGGTGGCCTGATGGTGGTGGCCGGGTTCCTGACGCCCCAGGGAGCGGCCGCCTTCGGCTGGTTCGCCTACGCGCCGCTGAACAACGAGGTGTTCAGCCCCGGCGCGGGCGGCGACCTGTGGACCATGGGCCTGGTGGTGACCGGTGTGTCCACCACGCTCGGCGCGGTCAACTTCATCACCACCATCCTGTGCCTGCGCGCCCCCGGCATGACGATGTTCCGGATGCCGATCTTCACCTGGAACGTGCTGTTCACGTCGATCCTGGTGCTGCCGGCCTTCCCCGTCCTCACCGCCGCGCTGCTCGCGCTGGAGGCCGACCGGAAGTTCGGCGCGCACATCTTCGACGCGGCGAACGGCGGGGCGCTGCTGTGGCAGCACCTGTTCTGGTTCTTCGGCCATCCCGAGGTGTACATCGTCGCGCTGCCGTTCTTCGGCATCGTCTCCGAGATCATCCCGGTGTTCAGCCGCAAGCCGATCTTCGGCTACGTCAGCCTGGTCGGCGCCACCATCGCCATCACCATGCTGTCCGCAGTGGTGTGGGCCCACCACATGTTCGCCACCGGCGCCGTGCTGCTGCCGTTCTTCTCCCTGATGTCGTTCCTCATCGCGGTGCCGACGGGAGTGAAGTTCTTCAACTGGATCGGCACGACCATCCACGGCTCGCTGTCCTTCGAGACGCCCATGCTGTGGTCGTTCGGCTTCCTGATGACGTTCCTGCTCGGCGGCATGAGCGGTGTCCTCATCGCCTCCCCGCCCCTGGACTTCCATCTGACGGACTCGTACTTCATCGTCGCCCACCTGCACTACGTGCTCTTCGGCACGGTCGTGTTCGCGATGTTCGCCGGCTTCTACTTCTGGTGGCCCAAGTTCACCGGCAAGCTGCTCGACGAACGCCTCGGGAAGATCCATTTCTGGACCCTCTTCGTCGGCTTCCAGACCACGTTCCTCGTCCAGCACTGGCTCGGCCAGCAGGGCATGCCGCGCCGCTACGCCGACTACCTGGCGGCGGACGGCTTCACCGCGCTGAACACCATCAGCTCCATCGGCGCCTTCCTGCTCGGCCTCTCCACACTGCCGTTCCTCTACAACGTGTGGCGCACCCGCCAGTACGGCACGAAGGTGGAGCACGACGACCCCTGGGGCTACGGGCGTTCACTCGAATGGGCCACCTCCTGCCCGCCCCCGCGGCACAACTTCACGTCGCTGCCCCGGGTCCGCTCCGAGTCGCCGGCGTTCGACCTGCACCACCCCGACATCGGCCGACACGACCAGAGGCACGAGCAGAGGAAACAGTAGTGCGGACCGAAGCCCGTCTGTTCACCGGCGTGGCGGCCTTCTTCGCCGTCACCGCCGCCGGGTACGGCTGGTTCTCCCACGAGCCGGCCGGAACCGCCGCCCTGACCATCGCCTTCCTGATGGCCTCCCTCGTCGCGTTCTTCCTG
Coding sequences within it:
- a CDS encoding response regulator transcription factor translates to MPRVLIIEDDRAVREGVRLALRRQGHEVAAAATGEDGLEQLRTFGPDAVILDLMLPGMPGLEVCRRIRAHDQVPIIMATARGDDTDIVVGLEAGADDYVVKPVRARVLDARIRAVLRRVGAASGDHGTPRTEHHGDLVIDRAGLTVTHQGRPVALGPSELRLLLTLSASAGQVFSRQQLLEAVWEHNYHGDARLVDACVKRLRAKIGEPAGRPRYVHTVRGFGYRFGSR
- the ctaD gene encoding aa3-type cytochrome oxidase subunit I encodes the protein MAVDRRTEPPRRGPARQRTNRTLGRALARWATTTDHKVIGNLYMTTSFGFFLFGGVLALLMRGELARPGLQLVTSHQYNQLFTVHGTIMMLLFATPLFAGFANAIMPLQIGAPDVAFPRLNALSYWLYLFGGLMVVAGFLTPQGAAAFGWFAYAPLNNEVFSPGAGGDLWTMGLVVTGVSTTLGAVNFITTILCLRAPGMTMFRMPIFTWNVLFTSILVLPAFPVLTAALLALEADRKFGAHIFDAANGGALLWQHLFWFFGHPEVYIVALPFFGIVSEIIPVFSRKPIFGYVSLVGATIAITMLSAVVWAHHMFATGAVLLPFFSLMSFLIAVPTGVKFFNWIGTTIHGSLSFETPMLWSFGFLMTFLLGGMSGVLIASPPLDFHLTDSYFIVAHLHYVLFGTVVFAMFAGFYFWWPKFTGKLLDERLGKIHFWTLFVGFQTTFLVQHWLGQQGMPRRYADYLAADGFTALNTISSIGAFLLGLSTLPFLYNVWRTRQYGTKVEHDDPWGYGRSLEWATSCPPPRHNFTSLPRVRSESPAFDLHHPDIGRHDQRHEQRKQ
- a CDS encoding sensor histidine kinase, whose product is MLRALSGLRVRLVVAFTLVAVVATVTTGALTFREARTGVLQQSQDTVIEDFRHRVNTLVPNYRFPPDESGLQSFANDVSRGGRSQNWRVLAAYRDASATSRPGDSFRELSQAMRESVRTRRATVFQRVTRDGHSSLVVGMPVTFAGQYGTQRRASGLEVYLTVPQREEQGYVDALVAAIERATVPALALAVLMALLAARGVLRPVRALRRATRSIAEGRLDTRLAVQGSDELADLSRTFNETAAALEGSVAELRRMEAGARRFAADVSHELRTPLAAMSAVTDVLDEDAAGLDDDTAMAVRLISEETTKLAGLVDDLMEVSRFDAGAAALHLDDIDLAESVRRTLASRGWLDTVRTSLPEPGALRGRVDPRRLDVIVANLVANALRHGAPPVRLRLRAEDDPHAGRRAVVEVSDGGDGIPDGVLPHVFDRFYKSDSARTRSEGSGLGLAITTENVRLHGGTVRAANHPDGGAVFTVVLPLRPDGAKAPVRRAAKEEQA
- a CDS encoding CoA transferase, which translates into the protein MPGAPELAGGARFRTNPDRVAHLGALRPLLQDRLRTRTAGHWARVPPAAGVPAGPVNALDEAFAHAGQLGVEAVVDVGGTRQVAHPIRLGATPASCRLVPPELGEHTDDGFRTEERPGA